ttggttcaactgttagctaatagatgttgatgttgatgttagttgtttgcggttgtagtaagctatttgctgttgttgttggctgtttgttattagttgtttaattattagcgtttcactccaaaccgcaagAAATATAACggttggttaggtttatataacaaaaGCGTTTAAtattttctctggacactgcaacattttggagTTTTTCACGAAAATCTctttttagagcttttcatggacagatgtttgtagttacttgttattgacaaaattatctttcttatttctataaaatgtgtttcctttttaacattatttttatttcttgaaTAAAAtaatcgaaaaacaaggttttgttgcgttcaataaattttttattttttatataaattatttttattaatctatataatacattttttattttataatttattttgttgattaatttaaaacatgttcatattagaaataaatactaacagcaacagttcagtataattttaccaaacaataataattaaacaactaataacgaACAACcaacaacaataacaaacaGCTTACTACAATCGCAAACAACTAATAGCAACAACAACATttattagctaacagttgaaccaaataGGCCCTtaatacactcatatatgaattgatttacggaagggcctaatacacccatatatgaaagatcaatggctcaatgtgtctaaatgaaagatcggggacttaatacaccaaacaatgaaagatcagaggctcaatgtgtctaaatgaaagatcgatggcttaatacaccaaacaatAAAAGATCAGGGGGCCTCAGAAAGCTTTTTGCCTAATTAAAAATAGTCCCTCACCTCACATTTAAAGTTGACAATTttgtatttattaattattagaaGAAGATGGGGGGCCTCCCTTCTCAATGgcatcttctttctttttcccatgAAGAACCATCAAACACTACCTTAGCTACCTACCAGATgataagataaataaatatataaaacaagAACAGTACTTTTTTTATTTCTGAAAAAACAAGAACAGTACTTTCTTCAAcagatttttatttaattttttgtttattttgataGATACCCATTTCAGTACAAGTAAAGATAATTAATGGGGTAATCAAAATTATCTTCCTTTCATCaaattaaaacttaaaaattaaatatacattaattaCTACTACTATAATTAGAAGACTTCTCATTAAGAGGTACTACTAATAATAAATTAACActctcttaattaattaagttcACACAATTATATTCACAATTTGCTAATTAATAATTTCACAACCtcattattaaataataataataataataataataataataattacttCAACCTCTTCCTTTCCTTATGCAACTTCTTGATTCTTCTCCACAAGTCTCACTCCATTGGCAGATCTAAGCACATTGGCCTTAAAGATTAAGAATTTTAATTAGTAGATTAATTAGaaattgaattaataaaaaaattaggttatttccaaaaaaaaaaaaaatcatgtggtTACACTGTTTTGCAGATGGAGGATCTTTCTTTTTTATCAAAATGAGAACTGTACTGGTTACATTTGCAAATCGAGAACGTTTGAGTTGACATTATCAAATTTGACCGTTAACAGTCtcaaatgaaaaatttcaagaatttgattatattctaaacaattttgcttcttcaaatttttaattttaaggctATATAAATGTTGTAtgataaagagagagaaaatggatTTTTAGAAAAAGAAAGTTCTGAAAAcgatgattttagaaaataaaaaatttagttcaATAGTAAAATGTTATactaacaactttaattcttgaaaatttgcattttcaggtagttaacagtcatttttatagtgtcaaactaaaaaATAATCGTTTTAGCAAAACGAATATCTCAGTCCGcatttagacaaaaaaaaatccatatttttatttattttccaaaatcatcatttttgaaactttctctctttaaacattcactttctctctccaaacaacacctaactggcctcaaaattaaaaaataaaaaaattaaaattgtttaaaatatcatcaagtctttgaatttttcaattttgagctCGACAACGGTCATTTTAACATTATCAACCTAAAACATACTCGATATTTAGCAAACCGAAAACCCCAATCCCCAttcgaataaaaaaaattccacaaATACCTGACAAAACGTGAAAGCACCGGGTTTTTTTATTGACTTTAcccttaattaaaaataaagatgaTTAGTTAATTAGTTACCTGGTCTTCAGTGATCTGAACAGCAAAGCCATCAACAATGACTAAAGATAGTGTCTTGGTGTAGGTTCCATGCTCAAATGTGTTTGCTAATAACTCATCATGCTTCCTACTTAAGTATAAATCTAGTTCATATGCTCCTTTCTTTGttcttcattttatttacaaaaatatcaagaaaaatgaaaagtttATCAGAAATTTAACAGAAAAAAGCttaaataattacaaaaatagcaGCATTTGAAAATACTAACCGATCAGCTCGAAGAGTTTCATATTGAGGATCATAGTTCATGAATACAAAGTATTGCTcacttgttgttgttgttgtacttCCCATTTCTCACTTCTTTCTTGTTTCTGAAATATAATGTAATGTGCCTTTCAAGTACAACctatctctctctatatatatacatatatatatatataaagagatAGCTCATTTAATAGAAGTAATTAAGATTTAAATTATTAGTAACTTCTTgtaatgaaaaatattaattgataCTCTAATAAATATTCCATGaaaattgtttcaaaaaaaataaatattccaTGAAAACATTATTTACTAGGAGATTGTTATCATTCTTCGGATCCGTAAGACCTACAAGAACCGTCTGATCAGGAGAAAGAAATATTTCCTAAAGATGTTGATGTCTTCAATAATGAATAACACTTCCGATCAGTTTTGAGATGATGTGAATCTAATAGTAAACAGTCAGGGAATGGCTGGAATCGGGTGTCCCCACTGtgatgcttaagttagtaaGATACTCTGGATAAAGTATAAACTTAAAAGCAGTTAGTAAGTGAGAGAATGAATAGTAATGTACGTTGTGCTCTATTTTCGAGGCTATTTCTAGATATTTACATACCTAAAGACTTTTGTACTTTCCACGTGTAAGTCTCTGATTGGGTTCGGTAATACACCTTTACACGTGTTGGATGTTGAATGGCTTCGGATCTCTTTTGCCTTTTATGTTATTCAATAATGTACGGTGTATTGTAAGGAAAGGGAGCGTCTTTTTGAGGTATGAACCGTTCATTGGTCCATGTGTCCAACTAGTTAAGCTAGTTAACTTTCAGCTTAAGTCTTTATATTGTTGCACGTGCTACAACCTTTTGGCTTGATTTAACATGGGCCCCTGACGTAGGTCCATTTCCCTAGATTGGTTGGGCTAATTATTTCATCTCATGTCAGATGTGAACTGTACCCTTCAGCCACGTGGAAGAATTCTCCATCATCCACCTCAGTAGGCGTACGGTTGAGAAAGAGCAACAATTCGATCAAGATAAACAATTGTGCAAATGATAGAAGGTATAAGACAGAGTTCGTCCCTGACACTTTAGAGGCTCGAAGGCCTCATTTCTAATGAAATGAGTACACATGGCAACATGTTTGCTACATGGCAATGTGCACCATCTAACTGTGTCACGGTTTGAACATGACGATAATTACCCTTAACAGTCATTATAAATAGAAAAGGTATATGATCCACATGAGATATGTAAACACATCAATTATCAATATTCTGATTATATTCAACCTTTgctaacttaagcatcagagtgaGTTCCTTAGACGTTAGCCCATCTCTGACTAGATATTATTCTTATCTCAAGCTAAAAAAAagtttgttgtctccaaaatgGAGTGACACTAGTAAGTGCACTAGGTcccaagtaataaagtgaaagtataTTATCGTCTCCACATGGATAGGAAGGCTAGAAATTATCGAGCTTCTTTATAGAACAATTTGGTTCTTAGAACAGCGGGTTGGTTTTAACTATTAGCGTAAGAAAAGTGACTGATGGGCTAAGTCTAAACACTATGAATAAATGATTTATCCAATGACTACTACGCATTCAACTTAAGAAAGGATTTGATTCAAGAATAAATAGAACATGCGGGAAGCGTAACCAGACGGCTGGCGAACAAGTGGATTCTTCCCCTATTGAGCAATATGATGTACTAGATCCCAAGTGACTCTCACTGATCTCACTAAGGTCAAGTCTCCCATGTTCCAAAGATTCTTCTAAGAGCATGCAAACTAGTATAAAACATAGGCTCGTAAAAACTCTTATGCATTAAGGACAAGAGAGCAATTAGCTTTAAGACTAAGAACCCCGGGCACAACAAATGATCATGTCTCCATCCTCAACTAGTGTGTGTTAGGTTGCATTTTCTGTTATCTGGCCTGAGTCTCCTCTGCGGTCATCCAACTAAGGGATAGGCTAGCTATACCTATCATGATTTGAGTGCCCAACCTAACAATCATCTAGAAATGCTCTTGCAAACAATAGGGGCAGACTACCACCTGCCTCAACCAGCCTTAGGTCGGCTTCGGACTGTTgagtgactactcactcatgctCATACTTGAAACACAAAAGAAATGTATTAAACACATCCAAACAATTAGATTGAAAAGGTACGAGATTGCTAAGAATCTCACTCCCATGAGTACACACTTAAAAGCACAAGACAAGTACTGAAAACTAAGTTAAGTGATGATCCCTTAGCTTCCTACATGAGGCTATAAAAAGGGATACAacacaataaaaagaaaatacaaacaaaGCTTAGGAAATTCAGAAAGAACAGTCTACTGCCTGTAGGAGCAGTCTGGCAGAACAGAAAAATGTTACAGAAAAAGACAATCCCGCTGAGTCAAGACAAAACAGCACAAGCAGACAAAAACTGTTCACAAAAGACAATGTTTTAACTTTCCAAAACCATTAAAAAGACATGCAAAGACTTTTTCATCATGGAGACTTATGGTTTCAGCATTGGGACTCCTTTTACTCCTTCCCCAAGTCTGGTCACGAGATCCCCTATTTCTCCATCAGTTTGACTGTTCTTTGACTTCCCAACGCATGCAGAAACTTTCAAGAACAACCTGCACAGATAAGGCAAATTATGAGGATTTTGGCAATTGATTAAGTCTAATTAGTATTCTTTTCAGCCTTTAATTCTGTGATTATCATAGCATAATTTACACTTATCAAGGTTTCAAAAGATTGTTCATATTACACGACATCATTAATTAAGATACTTTTATGGATTAGTATGTTCGattgtagttgttggggttgttAGTTGTTTACTGATGTTAGAGATATAATAAAAGCTACTCTTGAATCTTATATATCATCTTAAGCTTTTAGGTCAACAGTTATTTGATATGGTATAAAAGTGTCTTAGACCTAGTGATCGAAAGTTCAAGTTTCACCAACTCCATTGGCTAATCGAATTTCAACACATAAGAAAAAAAACTTATGTTGTGCATGCTTCAAGTACCAATGAATATTTACGTACATGAGTGTGTTAGAGTTAATATTAAAAGTTATTCTCACATATTACCTATGAGCTTAACCATTTAGGTCTGATGTTTTATTGATAACGGGTAGACATTAACTAagttttctttcaaaaaaaaattattaacagTTGTTTCTAAACACtcgtaaatatattttttagaataaaacaacaaaaa
The DNA window shown above is from Euphorbia lathyris chromosome 1, ddEupLath1.1, whole genome shotgun sequence and carries:
- the LOC136215797 gene encoding subtilisin-like protease SBT2.5 gives rise to the protein MGSTTTTTSEQYFVFMNYDPQYETLRADRTKKGAYELDLYLSRKHDELLANTFEHGTYTKTLSLVIVDGFAVQITEDQANVLRSANGVRLVEKNQEVA